Proteins encoded by one window of Verrucomicrobiota bacterium:
- a CDS encoding sodium:proton antiporter: protein MSPFQIIASLLSLTAAASYFNYRVLRLPSMIGLMLVALVGSLLLILSSRLGLHLDTQVRPWLAQLDFSQALLGGALSFLLFAGSLHVDLKGLHEEKWSVAALATLAVLISTVLVAGLMTFVFSRLGLRVSFRTCLVFGALISPTDPVAVLSLLKQAGVPRALETRIAGESLFNDGVGVVLFVLSYRLYDGGSALDWPHIGLLLLREAGGGLALGLALGGVGYYLLSRVDDYRVEVLLTLALVTGGYALANVLDVSGLLAIVAAGITIGNPGRQFAMSERTRRNLDMFWELIDEVLNAMLFVLIGLEVLVVQWQPAYLTAAMLAIPVTLLARLVSVTITVELLRFCSDLGPHTIKILTWGGLRGGISVALVLSLAPGPERDLLLTATYATVVFSILVQGLTMPHLLRWSELIAAAPLPGER, encoded by the coding sequence ATGAGTCCCTTCCAAATCATCGCGTCGCTCTTGAGTCTGACCGCCGCGGCGAGCTATTTCAATTACCGCGTCCTCCGGCTGCCCTCGATGATCGGGCTGATGCTTGTCGCCCTGGTAGGCTCCCTGCTTCTGATTCTCAGCAGCAGACTGGGCCTGCATCTGGATACCCAGGTGCGCCCATGGTTGGCTCAGTTGGATTTCAGCCAGGCCCTGCTGGGAGGCGCCCTGAGTTTCCTGCTCTTCGCCGGCTCGCTGCATGTCGACCTTAAGGGTTTGCATGAGGAAAAATGGTCCGTGGCGGCGCTCGCCACGCTGGCCGTGCTGATCTCGACCGTCCTGGTCGCCGGATTGATGACGTTCGTGTTCAGCCGGTTAGGACTCAGGGTGTCTTTCCGAACCTGCCTTGTATTCGGCGCGCTGATTTCGCCCACCGATCCGGTTGCCGTGCTTAGCCTGCTCAAGCAGGCCGGCGTTCCAAGGGCGTTGGAGACCCGGATCGCCGGCGAGTCGTTGTTCAACGATGGCGTGGGTGTAGTCCTTTTTGTGCTCAGCTACCGGCTCTATGACGGCGGCAGCGCGCTGGACTGGCCTCACATCGGTCTTCTGCTGCTGCGGGAGGCCGGTGGCGGCCTCGCGCTGGGGCTGGCCCTGGGCGGTGTGGGCTACTACCTGCTGAGCCGGGTTGATGACTACCGCGTCGAGGTACTCCTGACCCTGGCTCTGGTCACGGGCGGGTACGCCCTGGCGAATGTCCTGGACGTGAGCGGCCTGTTGGCGATCGTCGCCGCCGGGATTACCATCGGCAACCCAGGCCGCCAATTCGCGATGTCCGAGAGGACACGCCGGAACCTGGACATGTTTTGGGAGCTGATCGACGAAGTCCTCAATGCCATGCTGTTCGTCCTGATCGGCCTGGAAGTCCTCGTCGTGCAGTGGCAGCCGGCCTACCTCACCGCTGCAATGCTGGCCATCCCGGTAACGCTGCTGGCGCGGTTGGTCAGCGTGACCATCACGGTGGAGTTGCTCCGCTTCTGCAGCGACCTGGGACCGCACACCATCAAAATCCTGACCTGGGGCGGTTTGCGCGGCGGGATTTCAGTCGCGCTGGTCCTTTCGTTAGCCCCCGGCCCCGAACGCGACCTGTTACTGACGGCGACCTACGCCACCGTGGTTTTCTCAATCCTTGTGCAGGGTCTGACGATGCCGCACCTGCTCCGATGGAGCGAGTTGATCGCCGCCGCGCCATTGCCGGGTGAAAGGTAG